The Mangifera indica cultivar Alphonso chromosome 8, CATAS_Mindica_2.1, whole genome shotgun sequence genome has a window encoding:
- the LOC123223035 gene encoding probable inactive patatin-like protein 9, translating into MELSKVTLEIFTKLEQKWLSHCETTKKTRVLSIDGGGTTCIAAGTALIHLEDQIRLKTGDPGCRIADFFDIIAGTGIGALLASMLTADDGSGRPLFTARDAVELITSRNSELFRVKFSGVLRRQQRFSGKSMDKVLKEIFKRTDGTDLTLKDTCKPLLVPCFDLKTSAPFVFSRADASESPSFNFELWQVCHATSATPSLFKPFSLTSVDGKTTCSAVDGGLVMNNPTAAAVTHVLHNKRDFPSVNSVEDLLVLSLGNGSPMSRSCGGKLRQNGECSTSSVVDIVLDGVSETVDQMLGNAFRWNRSDYVRIQANGLMSEGVVGPRMEEEVLKERGVESLPFGGKRLLTETNGQRIDSFVQRLVASRKTSLPPSPCKESAVSPLANGR; encoded by the exons ATGGAGTTGAGTAAGGTGACATTAGAGATCTTTACGAAGCTGGAGCAGAAATGGTTGTCGCACTGTGAAACCACCAAGAAGACTCGAGTTCTTAGCATCGATGGTGGAGGAACTACCTGCATTGCTGCTGGCACTGCTTTAATCCACCTTGAGGACCAGATCCGTCTCAAAACCGGTGATCCTGGCTGTCGAATCGCTGATTTTTTCGATATTATTGCTGGCACTGGCATTGGAGCTCTCCTTGCGTCCATGCTTACTGCCGATGATGGCTCTGGCCGTCCTCTCTTCACCGCAAGAGATGCTGTTGAGTTGATCACTAGCAGAAACTCTGAACTCTTCAGGGTTAAATTCTCCGGAGTTCTTCGCCGCCAACAGAGATTCTCCGGCAAGAGCATGGATAAGGTTTTGAAGGAAATCTTTAAGAGAACTGACGGCACTGACCTTACTCTGAAAGACACGTGTAAGCCACTTCTTGTTCCATGCTTTGACTTGAAAACTTCGGCTCCCTTTGTCTTCTCCCGCGCCGACGCGTCTGAGTCGCCGAGTTTCAATTTCGAACTCTGGCAAGTATGCCATGCTACATCAGCGACGCCGAGCTTGTTTAAACCGTTCTCTTTAACGTCTGTCGACGGAAAAACCACTTGCTCGGCCGTTGACGGCGGTTTGGTGATGAATAATCCAACGGCAGCAGCAGTTACTCACGTGCTGCACAACAAGCGCGATTTTCCGTCAGTTAACAGCGTGGAGGATCTGCTAGTTCTTTCTTTGGGTAACGGTTCGCCAATGAGTAGATCGTGTGGTGGGAAACTCCGTCAAAACGGCGAGTGCTCCACGTCATCGGTGGTTGACATTGTTCTTGATGGAGTGTCGGAGACCGTAGACCAAATGTTGGGGAACGCTTTTCGTTGGAATCGTTCTGACTACGTTAGAATTCAG GCAAACGGCTTAATGAGCGAAGGCGTGGTGGGTCCAAGAATGGAGGAAGAAGTGCTGAAAGAGAGAGGGGTGGAGTCGTTACCGTTTGGCGGGAAGCGGTTACTGACGGAGACTAACGGCCAGAGAATCGACAGCTTTGTGCAACGCCTTGTTGCATCAAGGAAGACCAGTTTACCACCCAGTCCCTGCAAGGAATCCGCCGTCAGCCCTCTCGCTAACGGCCGTTAa